Proteins encoded by one window of Salvia splendens isolate huo1 chromosome 14, SspV2, whole genome shotgun sequence:
- the LOC121764235 gene encoding uncharacterized protein LOC121764235 yields MEPFTQPNQDFYSKLLGLEFKAVNTAGKIWVFVKEGSSFEIIDDSEQVLHGLLTTPATNQPIAISAVYAKCTRAERYYLWSKIRDIAGEVQGRPWMIGGDFNTILSPQDRIGSDSNRVAEMVDFAEVVEECRLMDLGFDGSPFTWAKNALFERLDRVFINEQWTSVFESSRVSNLPRVASDHGPVLMRCETSTPRPQGKPFRFQNMWIRHLEFKGVVTSSWAQPTEAVGLLNFQVKLARLKKVLKRWNKEVFGNLHAILREAEERVVSAQGAYEADPYLINRSNINKHIAQYILLLKMEEDLWRQKEAVRWLKDGDRNTKFYQSWVKQKMARLRIHSVQVGDRVLTEESEVKASKALFIQDLLAPPTPPLIEPNLSLIQQKPNTTN; encoded by the coding sequence ATGGAACCATTCACTCAACCCAACCAGGACTTCTATTCAAAGCTATTGGGTCTTGAGTTCAAGGCGGTGAACACGGCCGGGAAAATTTGGGTTTTTGTTAAAGAAGGGTCCAGCTTTGAGATAATTGATGATTCGGAACAGGTGCTACATGGTCTTCTCACCACCCCGGCCACCAACCAACCTATTGCTATATCGGCGGTCTATGCAAAGTGTACGAGAGCAGAAAGGTACTATCTGTGGAGCAAAATACGAGACATTGCGGGAGAGGTACAAGGTCGACCATGGATGATAGGTGGCGACTTCAACACTATCCTAAGTCCACAAGATAGAATCGGGAGTGACTCCAATAGAGTGGCCGAGATGGTGGATTTTGCTGAAGTTGTTGAGGAATGTAGGCTAATGGACCTAGGGTTCGATGGTTCCCCCTTCACATGGGCCAAGAACGCGTTGTTTGAGAGATTGGACAGGGTCTTCATCAACGAGCAGTGGACCAGCGTTTTTGAGTCATCTAGAGTCTCGAATCTGCCGcgggttgcctcggaccatggaccggTCCTCATGCGGTGCGAGACCTCTACCCCACGACCCCAAGGTAAACCTTTTcgtttccaaaacatgtggatcAGACACCTGGAGTTCAAAGGAGTAGTGACATCAAGTTGGGCACAACCGACCGAGGCTGTGGGTCTCCTTAATTTCCAAGTCAAATTAGCAAGGCTTAAGAAGGTACTGAAAAGATGGAATAAGGAGGTATTCGGCAACTTACATGCAATCCTTCGAGAAGCTGAGGAGAGGGTGGTTTCGGCACAAGGAGCCTACGAGGCGGACCCGTACCTGATCAATCGAAGCAACATCAACAAGCACATCGCACAATACATCCTCCTTTTAAAAATGGAAGAGGATCTCTGgaggcaaaaggaagctgtgcGGTGGCTCAAAGACGGGGATAGAAACACCAAGTTTTATCAAAGTTGGGTTAAGCAAAAAATGGCCAGACTGCGCATACATAGCGTGCAAGTGGGGGATAGGGTACTCACCGAGGAATCCGAAGTGAAGGCGTCGAAAGCTTTGTTCATCCAGGATCTTTTAGCTCCCCCAACCCCTCCCCTAATTGAGCCAAACCTGAGCCTCATCCAACAAAAACCGAACACAACTAATTAG